The following coding sequences lie in one Mesorhizobium sp. DCY119 genomic window:
- the ribB gene encoding 3,4-dihydroxy-2-butanone-4-phosphate synthase produces the protein MSYDQKQVVEALRAFERGEIVVVMDDDGRENEGDLIVAAVHCTAEKMAFIVRHTSGIVCTPMTREDARRLNLAPMVADNDSAHTTAFTVSVDFKHGTTTGISADDRTLTVRNLANGNVGANDFVRPGHIFPLIAREGGVLMRSGHTEAAVDLCKLAGLPPVGVISELVNDDGTVMRGPQVAAFAEKNGLKQVSVADLIAYRQRQETLIQRVDTFDIDTPGGKAKAYTYTLPWDVMHHLAIVFGDIRDGVEVPVRLQTEDVVADVFGTGCRLDQIVKALGERERGVIVYLREGSVGVADQGRNRPTHDREDHEEARRREDEWRQIGLGAQILKDLGISSINLIASRERHYIGLEGFGIKIAKTEIL, from the coding sequence ATGTCCTATGACCAGAAACAAGTCGTCGAGGCGCTGCGGGCCTTCGAGCGTGGCGAGATCGTCGTTGTCATGGACGATGACGGGCGCGAGAACGAGGGCGACCTGATCGTCGCGGCCGTGCACTGCACGGCCGAGAAGATGGCCTTCATTGTGCGCCATACCTCCGGCATCGTCTGCACGCCGATGACGCGCGAGGATGCACGGCGTCTCAACCTGGCGCCGATGGTCGCCGACAATGATTCGGCCCACACAACCGCCTTCACCGTGAGCGTCGACTTCAAGCACGGCACGACGACTGGTATTTCCGCTGACGACCGCACGCTGACAGTGCGCAACCTTGCCAACGGCAATGTCGGCGCGAATGATTTCGTGCGCCCGGGCCACATCTTCCCGCTGATCGCGCGCGAAGGCGGCGTGCTCATGCGCTCGGGCCACACCGAAGCCGCGGTCGATCTGTGCAAGCTTGCCGGCCTGCCGCCGGTCGGGGTCATTTCCGAACTCGTCAATGACGACGGCACGGTGATGCGCGGGCCGCAGGTGGCGGCCTTTGCCGAAAAGAACGGGTTGAAGCAGGTTTCGGTCGCAGACCTGATCGCCTATCGCCAGCGCCAGGAAACGCTGATCCAGCGCGTCGATACTTTCGATATCGACACGCCCGGCGGCAAGGCCAAGGCCTATACCTACACGCTGCCATGGGACGTCATGCACCATCTTGCCATCGTCTTCGGCGATATCCGCGACGGCGTCGAAGTGCCCGTACGGCTTCAAACCGAGGATGTCGTTGCCGATGTCTTCGGCACGGGATGCCGTCTCGACCAGATCGTGAAGGCGCTTGGTGAGCGCGAGCGCGGCGTCATCGTCTATCTGCGCGAAGGCTCGGTCGGCGTTGCCGATCAGGGGCGCAATCGGCCCACGCACGACCGTGAGGACCATGAGGAAGCGCGGCGGCGCGAGGATGAGTGGCGCCAGATCGGCCTTGGCGCGCAGATACTGAAGGATCTCGGCATTTCCTCGATCAACCTGATCGCCTCGCGCGAGCGCCACTACATCGGGCTGGAAGGTTTCGGCATCAAGATCGCCAAGACCGAAATCCTGTAA
- a CDS encoding MFS transporter: MSNPYSEIFKAPGAKGFAAAGFIARLPIAMAPIGIVAMLSQTHGEYWLAGAVSATYALTNAVFAPQISRLVDRLGQTRVLVPTTIISVIAFAALLIATNQNWPIWTLFVSAFVAAAMPSMPAMVRARWSEIFHDRPELNTAFAFESAADELVYIAGASLSVGLSVALFPEAGMLASTLFLAFGSVAFILQHSTEPGIRPLDHGGGGSAIRQRPVQIITFALIFIGAIFATAEVSAVAITKELGQPSAASLVIGVYAVGSFVVGLIIGALNLKMPLQRQLAIAVAIIALTTLPLLVVNTVPLLALAIFVSGVAISPTFITAFGLIERRVPAAMLTEGVTWVMTGIGIGMALGSFATGWVVDNYGAHNGFWVSVAAGTIALLTVLLGQRSLGGERRMVSPLPQPAE; encoded by the coding sequence ATGTCCAACCCCTATAGCGAGATATTCAAGGCGCCGGGAGCCAAAGGCTTCGCTGCCGCCGGTTTTATTGCGCGGCTGCCAATCGCCATGGCGCCGATCGGCATCGTCGCCATGCTGTCGCAGACCCATGGCGAATACTGGCTGGCGGGTGCCGTCTCTGCAACCTATGCGCTGACCAATGCGGTCTTCGCCCCTCAGATCTCGCGGCTGGTCGATCGCCTCGGCCAGACAAGGGTACTCGTGCCGACAACGATCATCTCGGTGATCGCCTTCGCCGCACTCCTGATCGCCACCAACCAGAACTGGCCGATCTGGACATTGTTCGTATCGGCGTTTGTGGCCGCGGCAATGCCCAGCATGCCGGCAATGGTGCGTGCGCGCTGGTCCGAGATTTTCCACGACCGTCCTGAACTCAACACCGCCTTCGCCTTCGAATCGGCTGCGGACGAACTCGTCTATATCGCCGGCGCGTCGCTGTCGGTGGGCCTCAGCGTGGCCCTGTTCCCGGAAGCGGGCATGCTGGCGAGCACGCTGTTCCTCGCATTCGGATCGGTGGCCTTCATCCTGCAACATTCGACGGAACCCGGAATCAGGCCGCTGGACCATGGTGGCGGCGGCTCGGCGATCCGGCAGCGGCCGGTTCAGATCATCACCTTTGCCCTGATCTTCATCGGCGCGATCTTCGCGACCGCTGAAGTCAGCGCGGTGGCGATCACCAAGGAACTCGGCCAGCCGAGCGCTGCAAGCCTTGTCATCGGCGTCTATGCCGTCGGCTCCTTCGTGGTCGGCCTGATCATCGGCGCGCTGAACCTGAAAATGCCGTTGCAACGCCAGCTGGCCATCGCGGTCGCCATCATTGCGCTGACGACACTGCCGCTGCTGGTCGTGAATACCGTGCCGTTGCTGGCGCTGGCCATCTTCGTCAGCGGCGTGGCTATCTCGCCCACCTTCATCACCGCTTTCGGCCTGATCGAGCGCCGCGTACCGGCAGCAATGCTGACCGAAGGGGTCACCTGGGTGATGACCGGCATCGGCATCGGCATGGCGCTCGGCTCATTCGCAACCGGATGGGTGGTGGATAATTACGGCGCCCACAACGGCTTCTGGGTGTCGGTGGCAGCCGGCACGATTGCGCTGCTGACCGTGCTTCTGGGCCAGAGGTCGCTCGGCGGCGAGAGACGCATGGTTTCGCCATTGCCGCAGCCGGCAGAATAA
- the bluB gene encoding 5,6-dimethylbenzimidazole synthase: MNVVRNHVCRENAFEDAERDAVYRAIFTRRDVRSHFRPDPIDDTVLARLLLAAHHAPSVGFMQPWNFIVVRDMQRRQAVRDLFLAAREQELPNIAEERQALYRKLKLEGICESALNLCITCDRSRSKGSPLGRWHNPEMDVYSTVCAVQNFWLAARTEGIGVGWVSILDADALKRVLNIPGHVVPIAYLCVSHVSEFAPRPDLERNGWGARLPLSSLIMSETFGGEGEDALKEVADEANRS, translated from the coding sequence ATGAATGTTGTCCGCAACCACGTCTGCCGTGAAAATGCTTTCGAAGACGCCGAGCGCGATGCCGTCTACCGCGCCATCTTCACCCGCCGCGACGTGCGCAGCCATTTTCGTCCAGACCCGATAGACGATACGGTGCTGGCCCGGCTGCTTCTCGCCGCCCATCACGCGCCTTCCGTCGGCTTCATGCAGCCCTGGAACTTTATCGTCGTCCGCGACATGCAGCGCCGGCAGGCCGTGCGCGATCTTTTCCTCGCCGCCCGCGAGCAGGAACTGCCTAATATCGCCGAGGAGCGGCAGGCGCTCTACCGCAAGCTGAAACTGGAAGGCATCTGCGAAAGCGCGCTGAACCTCTGCATCACCTGCGACCGCTCTCGCTCGAAGGGTTCGCCGCTCGGCCGCTGGCACAATCCCGAGATGGACGTCTACAGCACCGTTTGCGCCGTGCAGAATTTCTGGCTGGCGGCGCGCACTGAGGGCATCGGCGTCGGGTGGGTCAGCATCCTCGACGCGGACGCTTTGAAGCGCGTGCTGAACATTCCCGGCCACGTCGTTCCGATCGCCTATCTCTGCGTCAGCCATGTCTCGGAATTCGCGCCGCGACCCGACCTCGAACGAAACGGCTGGGGCGCCCGCCTGCCGCTCTCCAGCCTGATCATGAGCGAGACCTTTGGCGGCGAAGGCGAAGACGCACTGAAGGAGGTCGCTGACGAAGCGAACCGTTCGTGA
- a CDS encoding histone deacetylase family protein: MTTRLYSHPIYLEHLTPPGHPERPDRLRAIARVLEDEAFAALDRVEAPEGDEATILYAHPESHVEKVRAAIPQEGIRSIDADTSASPKSWIAALTAIGAANAAVDDVFSGKADNVFVASRPPGHHAEKTTAMGFCLFNNAAIAARYAQKKHGAERVAIVDWDVHHGNGTQDIFWDDPSVLYCSTHQMPLYPGTGAKNETGAGNIVNAPLAPQTGSDIFREAMRSRVFSAIDDFAPDLIIISAGFDAHHRDPLAEINLTEDDFDWATGELMDRATRHASNRLVSLLEGGYDLEGLSFSVAAHVKRLMKG; the protein is encoded by the coding sequence ATGACGACGCGTCTCTATTCACATCCGATCTATCTCGAGCATCTGACGCCGCCCGGCCACCCGGAGCGCCCGGACCGCCTGCGTGCAATCGCGCGCGTGCTGGAAGACGAGGCCTTTGCCGCACTCGACCGAGTCGAGGCACCGGAGGGCGACGAGGCGACGATTCTTTACGCTCACCCGGAAAGCCATGTCGAAAAGGTGCGCGCGGCTATCCCGCAAGAGGGTATCCGTTCCATCGACGCCGACACCTCCGCCAGCCCCAAAAGCTGGATCGCGGCGCTGACGGCGATAGGTGCGGCGAACGCGGCTGTGGACGACGTGTTTTCCGGCAAGGCCGACAATGTCTTCGTCGCCAGCCGCCCGCCGGGGCACCATGCCGAAAAGACCACGGCGATGGGCTTCTGCCTGTTCAACAATGCCGCGATCGCCGCGCGCTATGCACAGAAGAAGCACGGCGCCGAGCGCGTCGCCATCGTCGACTGGGACGTGCATCACGGCAACGGCACGCAGGACATCTTCTGGGACGACCCGTCCGTGCTCTACTGCTCGACGCACCAGATGCCGCTTTACCCCGGCACCGGCGCGAAGAACGAGACCGGCGCCGGCAACATCGTCAACGCGCCGCTGGCCCCGCAGACCGGCAGCGACATTTTTCGCGAGGCGATGCGTTCGCGCGTGTTTTCGGCGATCGACGATTTCGCGCCGGACCTGATCATCATTTCGGCCGGTTTCGATGCGCATCACCGCGACCCGCTGGCCGAGATCAACCTGACCGAAGACGATTTCGACTGGGCGACCGGCGAACTCATGGACCGCGCCACGCGCCATGCGAGCAACCGGCTCGTCAGCCTGCTGGAAGGCGGATACGACCTCGAGGGCCTGTCGTTCTCGGTCGCGGCGCATGTGAAGCGCCTGATGAAAGGATAA
- a CDS encoding TetR/AcrR family transcriptional regulator, whose protein sequence is MAHKPRKEMIAETRAKLVEAARHAFGTVGYAEASMDDFTAAAGLTRGALYHHFGDKKGLLQAVIAEIDGEMAVRVREIAEKAPTRWQHFVDECTSYIELALDPEIQRILFRDAPAVLGDPSQWPNASACEASMTENLTRLQEEGIVVPDLDAGTAARLINGASSQASQRIANSDDPEETSRKAVSAFKTLLNGLLVEKG, encoded by the coding sequence ATGGCGCATAAACCACGCAAGGAGATGATCGCCGAAACGCGCGCCAAGCTGGTGGAGGCTGCGCGTCATGCCTTCGGCACTGTCGGCTATGCGGAAGCATCGATGGACGATTTCACCGCCGCAGCCGGCCTGACGCGCGGCGCGCTTTATCATCACTTCGGCGACAAGAAGGGGTTGCTTCAGGCCGTCATTGCCGAGATCGACGGCGAGATGGCGGTGCGGGTGCGCGAAATCGCGGAAAAGGCGCCGACGCGCTGGCAGCATTTCGTCGACGAATGCACGAGCTACATCGAACTGGCGCTCGACCCGGAAATCCAGCGCATCCTGTTCCGCGACGCCCCTGCCGTGCTGGGCGATCCGTCGCAATGGCCGAACGCCAGCGCCTGCGAAGCCTCGATGACGGAAAACCTGACCCGGTTGCAGGAGGAGGGGATTGTCGTTCCCGATCTCGATGCGGGCACAGCTGCGCGGCTGATCAATGGCGCGAGCAGCCAAGCATCGCAGAGGATCGCGAATTCCGATGATCCCGAGGAAACCTCACGCAAAGCCGTCTCGGCCTTCAAGACCTTGCTTAACGGGCTGCTGGTCGAGAAGGGCTGA
- a CDS encoding exodeoxyribonuclease VII small subunit: protein MATEPSEEIKAMSFEQALEALEKIVDDLERGDVPLDQSIKIYERGEALKTHCDRLLKAAEDKVEKIRLSRDGKPVGTEPLDGE, encoded by the coding sequence ATGGCTACCGAGCCGAGTGAAGAAATCAAGGCGATGAGCTTCGAGCAGGCGCTGGAGGCGCTGGAAAAGATCGTCGACGATCTGGAGCGCGGCGACGTGCCGCTCGACCAGTCGATCAAGATCTATGAGCGCGGCGAAGCGCTGAAGACCCATTGCGACCGGCTGCTCAAGGCCGCCGAGGACAAGGTCGAGAAAATCCGCCTGTCGCGCGACGGCAAGCCCGTGGGCACGGAGCCGCTCGACGGTGAATGA
- a CDS encoding DUF2277 domain-containing protein: MCRNIKTLFNFEPPATHDEIRDAALQFVRKLSGTTKPSKKNEEAFNRAVDKIGEAAHELLHSMETHQHPRNREEEAAKAKARSALRFANA, encoded by the coding sequence ATGTGCCGCAATATCAAGACGTTGTTCAATTTCGAGCCACCGGCGACGCATGACGAGATCCGCGACGCAGCACTTCAGTTCGTCCGCAAGCTGAGCGGTACGACGAAACCTTCCAAGAAGAACGAGGAAGCCTTCAACCGCGCCGTCGATAAGATAGGGGAGGCGGCGCACGAACTGCTGCATTCGATGGAAACGCACCAGCATCCGCGCAACCGCGAGGAAGAAGCCGCCAAGGCGAAGGCCCGTTCGGCGCTGCGTTTTGCAAACGCATGA